TTAATAACAGTTTTGGGCCTAAGTTTAGTAAGGAGGGGTCGGATTTGAGGTTCTATACGATAAAGTTACCCAAGTTCTTAGGGGGTTTTGTTCGGATGATTATCGGGGTTTTTTCCAAGCAAAAGTGAATAGTAAAAAAAGCACCGCAGGTGCTTTTTTTCATATAAATTCATTTATCCTTGACGTAAGTGTGTATAAAGTCGGGTGGAGTTAATAATTCCACCTGAATTAAGTCCTCGTTATACCCTTGTAACTTTTCCGGATTTAAGAGCTTTTGCACTTACATATACTCGCATTGGTTTACCATCCACTAAAATGCGCACTTTTTGGACGTTAACACCCC
Above is a window of Microaerobacter geothermalis DNA encoding:
- the rpmB gene encoding 50S ribosomal protein L28 — protein: MSRVCYITGKRARSGNKVSHSNRKNKRKWGVNVQKVRILVDGKPMRVYVSAKALKSGKVTRV
- the spoVM gene encoding stage V sporulation protein SpoVM, giving the protein MRFYTIKLPKFLGGFVRMIIGVFSKQK